DNA from Coffea arabica cultivar ET-39 chromosome 10c, Coffea Arabica ET-39 HiFi, whole genome shotgun sequence:
ATGTGGCGTGTTCCTGGTCTGAGGCTTGGTACAGTCTATCTCAATTTTCAGTGTTTatacttccaaaaaaaaaacaaaaaaaaaatcagcgtACCATAGAGAAATTCAAGAACTCATGAGGTCCTGACTATCTTATACGCAAGCAATACGTGTGTGTGTGGACGATCAGAGAAGAATGTCAAAATTTGAAGATAAAACTGGATATTTTAGACTTTTCGTGGTACAAATTTCTGGAAATGACCCTGCCAAACATCTTTGATGTTGGCAATGAGCTTGCAGCAAGGACGATGCTTGATCACCTCTagaatttcttatgaaggacaGAAACACAAGGGTCTATGCAGCACACAAATCTGTAGATTGTTCTTCATATGATCTGCAAAACACCATTTGGGATGTCTTTTACAATTTTACTGTTCAAAGATGAAATACGTCCAGCTAAAAAAGGGATGACAGATGGAAAAGACAATAATTCATCCTAAGACAATTGGTTTAATTCAATGGAATGCAGCAATTGCTTGAGTCTTATGCGATGGAACATCTGCTGGTGGAGATGGTAATTTTGTTAATGCTATTATTCCACTAATGGCAGCAGCAACGGCCCCTACAACAAATGCTGGTATGTTACCACCTCCAAACAAGGCGTCAAATTGTCCACTCAGAAGAGAAACCAACATCTGTTGCATCAAAACATTAAGACACATCAGCCCCCGATCCTACAGAAACATATCAATTCTAAGCTATCCCAAACCATAAAAATATATCTTGTGGAAAAGTTTTGgagaaaatattttattgtGGAGCATGTATTtagcaaaaatatataatatttagattaaatttttatacATTGTCTGTATAAAGGTTTTTTTACAATAATAGTTGTGAATATATGTCACACatgcaaaaaattaaatttaaaatttaaattatgtgGCATATATCTAATACTGTTCATGTATACGCCGTCAATGCATAAACTTGCCCCTAATCTTTTATTAGAAAAGGGCAAACTAAAAAAGCCAGTGGGACCATTCAACAACTTTGCCTATGGGCCACACAGCAGAATTGCTAGTAGACTATACATTTTCAAGTGTGAACCTGAGCCAATGCAATTCACCACTAGACATAAATTGTAAATTGCACTTTGAGAAAGAATCATGATGACAAGATTTGATCGACACCTCGATTAATTAATTCTTGACCAGTGGACTCCATTAATTACTTCTATTAAAATGATTATGGTTCAATCAAATGGACATGTATGCAGTTTTAATACGGCAAGGAGTGCTGAGGAGCTATGGAATTTTCCTTTTGTTGGTAAGAAAGGAACTTTGGAATAGACTGAACAACAACATACAAATTGGATGACGCTTCATATGGTATTTAATTTTGTCTCGTGGTCTGATAATTCCTTGACTTAGACcctaattaaactatatttttatatcaaaaagagagagaatatTAATCGGGTCCACTTCTAGTCGCTATGATCTTTGAAAGCTCATAGTCCACTTCTAGTCGCTATGATCTTTACATGTGACCCGTGTGTAAGGAAAGCTCATAGAATAATACCTGAGGAACAACAATGGCAAGGTTCAGAACCCCTAGTGAAAGACCTTGTCCTGAGCCAACATCCGTCGAAAATATTGACGCTAAAGCAAAAGGTATGCTGTAGGTGACCTGCAAACAAAAAACACATCAACGAAAGAGAAAACAATAATCGGAGGATATTAAATTGTATAGTGGAGAATTATAAGCAACTGAAATGAAattgtcaaaagaaaaaaaaaagattacatGAATTCTTGGAACATTTATACCCTAAATTTGTCAAAAGCCAAAACAAATTGCAATTCTAAGATAATTCAGTAAACGGAAGAGGACTTTTGCCTTATCAAAATAAACGCATTTGGCTCAGGAAAGGTTGCCTAAATTAAAAAGTTTTTTactttaaaaaggaaaatcaaactaaagtgaaaaagaaaagatttccTATAACGGGACCGACTTAGGGATAAACAGACAGTAAATGAACCGCACAAACTAAGACGAAGCATCCTTTTTCCAGTGCATGTTTTCCACATAGCAATCAAATTCCAGAGAGTAATTATTAAAGGTCGGAGAAATGGCATCAGCAAAATGGCACCTACGCCAACCGAGGCAAAAACTTGGCATATCTTCACTCTTACTAAGATACACGTGTGACTCTCGAATTTCGCAATTTCAACACGTACAGTTATCATTGAATGGCTAGAGGATATAGTTGCCAATAAAGTGAGTGAACTTATTCAAACCACCTAATTAATATTCTTTGATAGGTGTATCCTCAGTTTATCCAAAATCCAATAATCCAGAAGTATTCTTTTTTCACGCATGCAGTGCGCGTTGAGCGGCGCGTGGACTCTATGCTACCCATGTCCATGGATAGTAGACATGGTTAACTATACACTTTTGTGCAATCTTGGGTATACTAGGATGTAAACTGATGGAAATTCTGAAAGCTAGCGGTATTGTTAGAGCAAAAAGcgacaaattttattttatggaCATGAAAGCCAAGGATCTGCTAGGTTAtatattatgaaaaaaaaaactgtaataatttattttctaCGGTAACATATATACAAGACCCAATTTTGTTCATCTTAGATTTCCTTCCGCAAAACGAGATTTACAGTCGAAGGCTTGAAAAAACTCACCGCTAGGGGGACTCCGAGAACCGAGAAAAGGGCCAAGGACCCCACCTTGACGCCCTCAGCTGGTGATCCATTGGCGCGGCGCGTGGAGTCTGCAAGTTTGGTGATCAAAACCGTGAAGGCCAAACAAGCTGCAAGAATAAAGTTAACAACACCCCACAATCTCTTCACCCCACCAATCACACGCGCCGAGTGCTCGACTCCAACCGACGCGAAACCCAGCACCACCGAGTTAAGCATGAGCCCCAGTGCACCAGCATGCACCCCTCTATCGTACAAACTATCTCCCACCTTTCCTCCGTACACCTCTCTTCCCATCCAATCAGTGTCGAACAAGAAGAAAGGGAACCAACCAATCCAGTTCAAACACGTCACTACAAGTAGAATCCACATGGGTCTAGGCAAGTCCTTGAGAGCACCGAATATTTCCCCGAAAAAGGGTATTTTTGCGTGATGCTTCCCACTCTCGGTTCCATCCGCACTTCCCGGGTCGGGTCCAGAGAAGGGCTTTTCTCGGACAAAGGTCAGAGCCAGAATTGTTAAGGTTAATAAAAGTGCAATTGAGATTATGAAACAGCCTTTGAGATTTGCACAGTAGATGTCACAGGCTTTTGTTTGGGTAAATGGGAATAATTTGTAAAGTTTACTGTATGAACCGGCTGCATAACCCAACACATTCCCTACTGCCATGAAAAATGAGTAGCCTGCATATGACATACGCGTCTTGCGCGCATTCCCATCTGACAGATCAGCCAGAAGAGCTCTGCATGGTCCCTGAATTGAAAAAACCACGTTAGTCTTGCAGACTCTTCGTTAACAAAggaaatatattatatttatagtATATAGTAATAATtcagattcaaaaaaaaaaaaaaaaaactttatccTGAATGTTAAGGGAAAAACTTTGGATACTCGAGTCGAGTGAGCATATACACAGCTGGAGTAATAGTCCAAGTCATTTCCCAGTAATTATTACTTAGTAGGAATATGTAATTGTTATGTTCTTAAaatcaatattattttacatacatgtgtagttaattttccaattttttgttTGAACCTGTAACATGTTGTTGGCGACATCAAGGATGGCAAAGCCAACAATGAAGACAGCAATAGCACGGGGTTTGCTGGTTTTGCCAAGAGTGTCACCGCACAAATGACCGAGGTCAGCAGCGAAACCAATAAGGACAACGGCGATGGCGACGAGGCTAGCTCCGGCAGCGATGAAAGGACGGCGGCGGCCAAAGCGGGAGGTACAGTTATCACTGTAGTAACCAACCATGGGTTGGACAAGCATCCCAGATATGGGACCGCAAAGCCAAATTATGGGGGCCAATTTGTGGGAAATCCCCAAAAGCTGGACATATGGGGTCAGCAAAGAAAGCTGTAGCGCCCATCCGAACTGAATTCCGGCGGCTATCGCGGCCACCATGATCAAGTTCCTTACCGGCTGGGGCGGGGAAGAAGGCTGTGATagcggtggtggtggtggttggGATTGGACTTGAAAAGAGGATAAggcttttccattttcttcattgacTCTATGGTCAGCCTCCATTATTAATTGTTACTATTATTGCTGTGtaggaaaaaggaagaagtaAAGAGATGTAGTCGGTTTGAGAGAACGGGGGAGTGTAGGGTATTTATAACCTTTTTGGCGGTAATGAAGGAAATGAAATCACTGCAAGAAATTAATGAATCGCCTTATCCAATTGTGGCTGCAATGCATTGTCAAAAAGAAGGCCAAAAGAAAAGCATAAATTAGTTGTTGCCACGTAAGGTGGACGGTGAATAAATTCATTACTAGTGCAGCTTCTTGGTGACTAAAACTTCAACTTGGTTTTACCTAAAAGTTAATGGTAGTCCGAAGACGTTGGAAACAAGCGATTATGAATTTAAGAGTTTACCGTGTTTATCACTAGCTAGCTGTTGgagtttttttgtgttttttctttttaattgatTTCAGAAGTTTGAATGTTATTTCATATAATTAAGGGGTTTATGTAACGAGATGCTCTAAAGGCAC
Protein-coding regions in this window:
- the LOC113715124 gene encoding sucrose transport protein SUC8-like; protein product: MEADHRVNEENGKALSSFQVQSQPPPPPLSQPSSPPQPVRNLIMVAAIAAGIQFGWALQLSLLTPYVQLLGISHKLAPIIWLCGPISGMLVQPMVGYYSDNCTSRFGRRRPFIAAGASLVAIAVVLIGFAADLGHLCGDTLGKTSKPRAIAVFIVGFAILDVANNMLQGPCRALLADLSDGNARKTRMSYAGYSFFMAVGNVLGYAAGSYSKLYKLFPFTQTKACDIYCANLKGCFIISIALLLTLTILALTFVREKPFSGPDPGSADGTESGKHHAKIPFFGEIFGALKDLPRPMWILLVVTCLNWIGWFPFFLFDTDWMGREVYGGKVGDSLYDRGVHAGALGLMLNSVVLGFASVGVEHSARVIGGVKRLWGVVNFILAACLAFTVLITKLADSTRRANGSPAEGVKVGSLALFSVLGVPLAVTYSIPFALASIFSTDVGSGQGLSLGVLNLAIVVPQMLVSLLSGQFDALFGGGNIPAFVVGAVAAAISGIIALTKLPSPPADVPSHKTQAIAAFH